A window of the Janthinobacterium agaricidamnosum NBRC 102515 = DSM 9628 genome harbors these coding sequences:
- a CDS encoding CmpA/NrtA family ABC transporter substrate-binding protein — protein sequence MSESSNVSAWVAGSDRPEKEVVRIGFLPLTDCASLVMASLLGFDRKYGIKIELSKEASWARVRDKLGNGELDAAHVLYGLVYGVQMGIGGQARDMAVLMNLNHNGQAITLSSSLARQGAIDGASLAKLMHSAPRSYTFAQTFPTGTHAMYLHYWLAAHGIDPLRQARMVTVPPSQMVANLSAGHIDGFCAGEPWGWKAVADDIGVTAATTQQIWPDHPGKVLGTSAEFADQYPNTCRAMVAALLDAGKWLDASVDNKQKMLELIGQPQYVNASQELISPHMPGHQQNGLGNTWDDPHGLKFYNEGAVNFPYLSDGMWFMTQHRRWGLLKDDPDYLAVASSVNRIGLYRQAAEMTATPLPSSVLRSSTLVDGVVWDGTQPELYAASFKIRH from the coding sequence ATGTCGGAATCGTCAAATGTGAGCGCCTGGGTAGCCGGGTCGGATCGGCCGGAAAAGGAAGTAGTCAGGATCGGTTTCTTGCCGCTGACCGATTGCGCGTCGCTGGTGATGGCGTCGCTGCTCGGTTTCGACCGCAAGTACGGCATCAAGATCGAACTCAGCAAGGAAGCGTCCTGGGCCCGCGTGCGCGACAAGCTCGGCAATGGCGAGCTGGACGCCGCCCACGTGCTGTACGGCTTGGTATATGGCGTGCAAATGGGCATAGGCGGGCAGGCGCGCGACATGGCGGTGCTGATGAATTTGAACCATAACGGCCAGGCGATCACCTTGTCGTCCAGCCTGGCGCGCCAGGGCGCCATCGATGGCGCGTCGCTGGCGAAATTGATGCATAGCGCGCCGCGCAGCTATACCTTTGCCCAGACTTTTCCAACCGGCACCCACGCGATGTACCTGCATTACTGGCTGGCGGCGCATGGCATCGATCCGCTGCGGCAAGCCCGCATGGTGACGGTGCCGCCGTCGCAAATGGTGGCCAATTTGAGCGCCGGCCATATCGACGGTTTTTGCGCCGGTGAACCATGGGGCTGGAAGGCGGTGGCCGACGACATCGGCGTCACGGCGGCGACCACCCAGCAAATCTGGCCGGATCATCCGGGCAAGGTGCTGGGAACCAGCGCTGAGTTTGCCGACCAGTATCCGAATACCTGCCGCGCGATGGTGGCGGCGTTGTTAGATGCCGGCAAGTGGCTCGACGCGTCGGTCGACAACAAGCAAAAGATGCTGGAGCTAATCGGCCAGCCGCAGTACGTCAACGCCAGCCAGGAATTGATCTCGCCGCACATGCCGGGACATCAGCAGAATGGCCTGGGCAATACCTGGGACGATCCGCACGGCTTGAAGTTTTACAACGAGGGCGCCGTCAATTTCCCGTATTTGTCGGACGGCATGTGGTTCATGACCCAGCACCGGCGCTGGGGCTTGCTGAAAGACGACCCGGATTATCTGGCGGTGGCAAGCAGTGTCAACCGCATCGGGCTGTACCGGCAGGCGGCGGAAATGACGGCCACGCCGCTGCCGTCAAGCGTGTTGCGCAGTTCCACGCTGGTCGACGGCGTGGTGTGGGATGGCACGCAGCCTGAGCTGTATGCCGCTTCGTTCAAGATACGTCACTGA
- the iolE gene encoding myo-inosose-2 dehydratase: MNAPLNVKIGINPISWMNDDLPSLGGETPLETALSEGAEIGYAGFELGNKFPKESGALRAVLGKYHLECVSGWYSGRLAQRSVEEEIAAVGPHLRLLAESGASVMVYGEVADAIQGEPRPLYKRPRFTSAAQWQAYADKLTAFARHTLAHGVRLSYHHHMGAYVETPDDVDQLMALTGPEVGLLFDSGHITFAGGDAVAVLRKHINRVSHVHCKDVRPAVVKLARNGNWSFLQAVINGAFSVPGDGCIDFKAILQLLRQHGYQGWLVVEAEQDPAVAPSYQYAQMGYQHLAKLVHEINLGVQEAA, from the coding sequence ATGAACGCACCATTGAACGTCAAAATAGGCATCAATCCTATTTCATGGATGAATGACGACTTGCCGTCGCTGGGCGGCGAAACGCCGCTGGAAACGGCATTGAGCGAAGGCGCGGAAATTGGATATGCCGGTTTTGAACTGGGCAACAAGTTCCCGAAAGAATCCGGCGCCTTGCGCGCCGTGCTCGGCAAATACCATCTGGAATGCGTGTCCGGCTGGTATTCCGGGCGCCTGGCCCAGCGCTCTGTCGAAGAGGAAATCGCCGCCGTCGGTCCGCACTTGCGCCTGCTGGCCGAAAGCGGCGCCAGCGTCATGGTGTATGGCGAAGTGGCCGATGCGATCCAGGGCGAACCGCGCCCGCTGTATAAGCGTCCGCGTTTCACCAGCGCCGCCCAATGGCAGGCTTATGCCGACAAGTTGACGGCATTTGCGCGCCATACGCTGGCCCATGGCGTGCGTCTTTCTTACCATCACCACATGGGCGCGTATGTCGAAACGCCGGACGATGTCGATCAGTTGATGGCCCTGACCGGCCCGGAAGTGGGCTTGCTGTTCGACAGCGGCCACATCACCTTTGCCGGCGGCGATGCGGTCGCCGTGTTGCGCAAGCACATCAACCGCGTATCCCACGTGCATTGCAAGGATGTGCGTCCGGCCGTGGTCAAGCTGGCGCGCAACGGCAACTGGAGTTTCTTGCAAGCGGTGATCAATGGCGCGTTCAGCGTGCCGGGCGATGGCTGCATCGATTTCAAGGCGATTCTGCAATTGCTGCGGCAACACGGCTATCAAGGCTGGCTGGTGGTCGAAGCCGAGCAAGACCCGGCCGTCGCGCCGAGTTACCAGTATGCGCAAATGGGCTACCAGCATCTGGCGAAACTGGTGCATGAAATCAACCTGGGCGTGCAGGAGGCGGCATGA
- the iolB gene encoding 5-deoxy-glucuronate isomerase translates to MKLLVKGQAEGREIVRVTPQSAGWTHVGFEARRLKAGDRSNILTDERELCIVVISGTVTVEAGSQTWADIGGRGSVFDDQAPAAVYLPRHMAATITARSDAELGLCSAPAVKDRPARLIAPQDMKRSVRGTGANTRYVCDILPQTEDADGLLVVEVRTPGGHSSSYPPHKHDIDNLPLESSLEETYYHRLNPPQGFAFQRVYTDDRSIDESMAVENHDVVMVPRGYHPVVVPYGYESYYLNVMAGPKRAWHFKNDPAHEWMLKS, encoded by the coding sequence ATGAAATTACTCGTCAAAGGCCAGGCCGAGGGCCGGGAGATTGTCCGCGTGACGCCGCAATCGGCCGGCTGGACCCACGTCGGCTTTGAAGCGCGGCGCTTGAAGGCGGGAGATCGCAGCAATATCCTGACCGATGAACGTGAATTGTGCATCGTCGTGATCAGCGGCACCGTCACGGTCGAAGCCGGCAGCCAGACCTGGGCCGATATCGGCGGACGCGGCAGCGTATTCGACGACCAGGCTCCGGCCGCCGTGTATTTGCCGCGCCACATGGCGGCAACTATTACGGCGCGGAGCGACGCCGAACTGGGCTTGTGCAGCGCGCCCGCCGTCAAGGACCGGCCTGCAAGGCTGATCGCGCCGCAAGACATGAAACGCTCGGTGCGCGGTACGGGCGCCAACACCCGCTATGTGTGCGACATCTTGCCGCAAACCGAGGACGCCGACGGTCTGCTGGTGGTCGAAGTGCGCACCCCGGGCGGCCATTCGTCGAGTTATCCGCCGCACAAGCACGACATCGATAATCTCCCCTTAGAAAGTTCGCTCGAAGAAACCTATTATCATCGCCTCAATCCGCCGCAAGGTTTTGCCTTCCAGCGCGTCTATACCGACGACCGTTCCATCGATGAATCGATGGCCGTCGAAAACCACGACGTGGTGATGGTGCCGCGCGGCTATCACCCGGTGGTGGTGCCGTATGGCTATGAATCGTATTACCTGAACGTGATGGCCGGGCCGAAGCGCGCATGGCATTTCAAGAATGACCCGGCGCACGAGTGGATGCTGAAATCCTGA
- a CDS encoding bifunctional 5-dehydro-2-deoxygluconokinase/5-dehydro-2-deoxyphosphogluconate aldolase, whose protein sequence is MENTTQFASGRALDVICLGRLAVDLYAQQIGSPLEDVSSFAKYLGGSSANIAFGSARLGLRSAMLSRVGDDHMGRFLTDTLQAEGCDISHVGIDQQRLTALVMLGLKDKDTFPLIFYRENCADMAIEPESIDAAFIASSKALLITGTHFSTAAMHAVSTLALQHARQNQVRTVLDIDYRPVLWGLSGKADGATRFVSNEGVTRHLQGILPLFDLVVGTEEEFMIAGGGADIMASLQTVRRSTSATLVVKRGPLGCAVISGAIPATLDDAYNYRGVQVDVLNVLGAGDAFLAGFLKGWLNGKDYETCCRYANACGALVVSRHACAPAMPTPVELDYFLANAARLTRPDQDAVLARLHRVSVARPQWNDLCVFAFDHRNQFFHLAQGNGADEARLPALKQLLVQAVGQTEIAKGLQGKTGVLIDDRYGLDALNDATGRGWWIGRTVELPGSNPLQFDWGRSIGSHLISWPKEHVIKCLVQLHPDDAVENRLEQEAQVKALYDAAQVSGHELLLEVIPSKSLASAPDTVYRAVKRLYNLGIYPEWWKLEGMNAEQWANIDALVQERDPYCRGVVFLGLNASIEALAASFEQARHSRTCRGFMVGRTIFHEPSQRWLAGDIDDAGLIAEARANFETLITLWQRSRNGLEHAA, encoded by the coding sequence ATGGAAAATACCACGCAATTTGCATCGGGCAGGGCGCTGGACGTGATCTGCCTCGGCCGCCTGGCGGTCGACCTGTATGCGCAGCAAATCGGCAGCCCGCTGGAAGATGTCTCCAGCTTCGCCAAATACCTCGGTGGTTCGTCGGCCAATATCGCCTTCGGCAGCGCCCGTCTCGGCTTGCGCTCGGCAATGTTGTCGCGGGTCGGCGACGATCATATGGGCCGTTTCCTGACCGACACGCTGCAAGCCGAAGGCTGCGACATCAGCCATGTCGGTATCGATCAACAACGCCTGACGGCGCTGGTGATGCTCGGCCTGAAGGACAAAGACACGTTTCCGCTGATTTTTTACCGCGAAAATTGCGCCGACATGGCGATCGAGCCGGAGAGCATCGATGCAGCGTTCATCGCATCGAGCAAGGCGCTGTTGATCACCGGCACGCATTTCTCGACCGCGGCGATGCACGCCGTCAGCACGCTGGCATTACAGCATGCGCGTCAGAACCAGGTGCGCACCGTGCTCGACATCGATTACCGCCCGGTATTGTGGGGCTTGTCCGGCAAGGCCGACGGCGCCACGCGCTTTGTGTCCAACGAAGGCGTGACGCGGCATTTGCAAGGCATCTTGCCGCTGTTCGACCTGGTGGTCGGCACCGAAGAAGAATTCATGATCGCCGGCGGCGGCGCCGACATCATGGCCTCGCTGCAAACGGTGCGCCGCAGCACCAGCGCGACGCTGGTGGTCAAGCGCGGCCCGCTCGGTTGCGCGGTGATTAGCGGCGCCATTCCGGCCACGCTGGACGACGCCTATAATTATCGCGGCGTGCAAGTCGACGTGCTGAACGTGCTGGGCGCCGGCGACGCTTTCCTGGCCGGTTTCCTGAAAGGCTGGCTGAACGGCAAGGATTATGAAACCTGCTGCCGCTACGCCAATGCCTGTGGCGCGCTGGTGGTGTCGCGCCATGCTTGTGCGCCGGCAATGCCGACTCCGGTCGAACTGGATTATTTCCTGGCCAATGCGGCGCGCTTGACCCGTCCCGACCAGGATGCGGTGCTGGCGCGGCTGCACCGGGTCAGCGTGGCGCGGCCGCAATGGAACGATTTGTGCGTCTTCGCTTTCGACCATCGCAACCAATTCTTCCATTTGGCGCAAGGCAACGGCGCCGATGAGGCGCGTCTTCCCGCCTTAAAACAATTGCTGGTGCAAGCCGTCGGCCAGACCGAGATCGCCAAGGGGCTGCAGGGCAAGACCGGCGTGCTGATCGACGACCGCTACGGCCTGGACGCCTTGAACGACGCGACCGGGCGCGGCTGGTGGATAGGCCGCACCGTCGAATTGCCGGGTTCCAACCCGCTGCAATTCGACTGGGGCCGCTCTATCGGTTCGCACTTGATCAGTTGGCCGAAGGAACATGTCATCAAATGCCTGGTGCAACTGCATCCGGACGATGCGGTCGAAAACCGGCTGGAACAGGAAGCGCAAGTCAAGGCGCTGTATGACGCGGCCCAGGTCAGCGGCCATGAATTACTGCTGGAAGTGATACCGTCCAAGTCGCTGGCGAGCGCCCCCGACACCGTCTACCGCGCCGTCAAGCGGCTATATAACCTGGGCATTTACCCGGAATGGTGGAAACTGGAAGGCATGAATGCCGAGCAATGGGCGAATATCGATGCACTGGTGCAAGAGCGCGATCCGTATTGCCGCGGCGTGGTGTTCCTCGGCTTGAATGCGTCGATCGAGGCGCTGGCCGCCAGTTTCGAACAGGCGCGCCATAGCAGGACCTGCCGTGGTTTCATGGTTGGCCGCACGATTTTCCATGAGCCTAGCCAGCGCTGGCTGGCCGGCGACATCGACGACGCCGGCCTGATCGCCGAGGCGCGCGCCAATTTCGAAACCTTGATTACGCTGTGGCAGCGCAGCCGCAATGGCCTGGAGCACGCCGCATGA
- a CDS encoding CoA-acylating methylmalonate-semialdehyde dehydrogenase has translation MSTVHTIGHFIGGRHIVSASPRGSDVFNPATGDVTARVALASDSDINDAVAAADAAFPAWADTSPLRRARIMFKFKELLEQNADKLAALITSEHGKVFTDARGEVTRGIEVVEFACGIPQMLKGEYTEQVGNGIDAWSIRQALGVCVGITPFNFPVMVPMWMFPMAIACGNTFVLKPSERDPSASLLLADLLKEAGLPDGVFNVVQGDKSAVDGLLHHPDVRAVSFVGSTPIAEYIYATGCAQGKRVQALGGAKNHMVVMPDADIGQTVDALMGAAYGSAGERCMAISVVVAVGNVADKLVEALKPRIQALKITQGMDLSAEMGPVVTQVHKDKIVGYIDAGVAAGATLAVDGRGFVLPGHQKGFFLGGSLFDHVTPDMSIYKEEIFGPVLCIVRVADFAAALKLVNSHEFGNGTAIYTRDGNTAREYTRRVQVGMVGVNVPIPVPMAFHSFGGWKRSLFGDHHAHGPESVRFYTKQKAVTQRWPASTADGAEFAMPTMK, from the coding sequence ATGTCTACCGTACATACCATCGGCCACTTTATCGGCGGCCGCCATATCGTCTCGGCCTCGCCGCGCGGCAGCGACGTGTTTAATCCCGCCACCGGCGACGTCACGGCGCGTGTCGCGCTGGCTAGCGACAGCGACATCAATGACGCCGTCGCCGCGGCGGATGCGGCCTTTCCGGCCTGGGCCGACACGTCGCCGCTGCGCCGTGCCCGCATCATGTTCAAATTCAAGGAATTACTGGAACAAAACGCCGACAAGCTGGCGGCGCTGATCACGTCGGAACACGGCAAGGTGTTCACCGATGCGCGCGGCGAAGTAACGCGCGGCATCGAAGTGGTCGAATTTGCCTGCGGCATCCCGCAGATGCTGAAAGGCGAATATACCGAACAAGTCGGCAACGGTATCGACGCCTGGTCGATCCGCCAGGCGCTGGGCGTGTGCGTCGGCATCACGCCATTCAATTTCCCGGTGATGGTGCCGATGTGGATGTTCCCGATGGCGATTGCCTGCGGTAACACCTTCGTCTTGAAACCGTCCGAACGCGACCCATCGGCCAGCCTGTTGCTGGCCGACTTGCTCAAGGAAGCGGGCTTGCCCGATGGCGTATTCAATGTGGTGCAGGGCGACAAGTCGGCAGTCGATGGCTTGCTGCATCACCCGGATGTGCGCGCCGTCAGCTTTGTCGGCTCGACGCCGATTGCCGAATACATTTACGCGACCGGCTGCGCGCAAGGCAAGCGGGTGCAGGCGCTGGGCGGCGCCAAGAACCATATGGTGGTGATGCCCGACGCCGATATCGGACAAACCGTCGACGCCTTGATGGGCGCGGCCTACGGTTCGGCCGGCGAACGCTGCATGGCGATTTCGGTGGTGGTGGCGGTCGGCAACGTGGCCGATAAACTGGTCGAGGCGTTGAAACCGCGCATCCAGGCGCTGAAAATTACGCAAGGCATGGATTTGTCAGCGGAAATGGGGCCGGTGGTGACGCAAGTGCATAAAGACAAGATCGTCGGCTATATCGATGCCGGTGTCGCCGCCGGCGCGACATTGGCGGTCGATGGGCGCGGTTTTGTGTTGCCGGGCCATCAAAAAGGTTTCTTCCTCGGCGGCAGCCTGTTCGACCATGTCACGCCGGACATGTCGATTTACAAAGAGGAAATCTTCGGACCGGTATTGTGCATCGTCCGCGTGGCGGATTTTGCGGCCGCGCTGAAGCTGGTCAATTCGCATGAGTTCGGCAATGGCACGGCGATTTATACCCGCGACGGCAATACCGCGCGCGAATACACGCGCCGGGTGCAAGTGGGCATGGTCGGCGTCAACGTGCCGATCCCGGTGCCGATGGCGTTCCACAGCTTTGGCGGCTGGAAACGCAGCCTGTTTGGCGACCATCATGCCCACGGCCCGGAATCGGTGCGTTTTTACACGAAGCAAAAGGCGGTGACCCAGCGCTGGCCGGCGTCGACGGCGGACGGCGCCGAGTTTGCGATGCCGACGATGAAATAA
- a CDS encoding ANTAR domain-containing response regulator — MSSRRTLSTPLRKLRIVVVNTIINPGDEHDAALNAQAQRGNALRIGLLESGYDIIASLPADLYLPERIAQLQPDMIIIDAESDARDVLEHIVIATRDERRPIVLFTEDDTISSMDAAMAAGVSAYIVAGLHAERIKPVLNVALARFKQEQKLWAELSDTKHKLAERKVIERAKGLLMVHHQLSEEQAYQKLRSMAMNKNLKLSEIAQRILDVEDLLGG, encoded by the coding sequence ATGTCGTCCAGACGAACCCTGTCCACACCGTTGCGCAAACTGCGCATCGTGGTCGTCAACACCATCATCAATCCCGGCGACGAGCACGACGCCGCGTTGAATGCGCAAGCCCAGCGCGGTAATGCCTTGCGCATCGGCTTGCTTGAATCGGGCTACGACATCATCGCCTCGCTGCCGGCCGACCTGTATTTGCCCGAGCGCATAGCACAATTGCAACCTGACATGATCATCATCGACGCCGAATCGGACGCGCGCGATGTGCTGGAACACATTGTCATCGCCACCCGCGACGAGCGTCGCCCGATCGTGCTGTTCACCGAAGACGACACCATTTCCAGCATGGATGCCGCGATGGCGGCCGGCGTGTCGGCGTATATCGTGGCCGGCCTGCATGCCGAACGCATCAAGCCGGTGCTGAACGTGGCGCTGGCCCGTTTCAAGCAAGAACAAAAACTGTGGGCGGAATTATCGGACACCAAGCACAAGCTGGCCGAGCGCAAGGTCATCGAGCGGGCCAAGGGCTTGCTGATGGTTCATCATCAATTATCGGAAGAGCAGGCTTATCAAAAGCTGCGCAGCATGGCGATGAACAAGAACTTGAAGCTGTCGGAAATTGCCCAGCGCATATTGGATGTCGAGGATTTGCTGGGCGGCTAA
- the cobA gene encoding uroporphyrinogen-III C-methyltransferase: protein MLQQGNVILVGAGPGDPELLTLKAVKAIRQADVILIDDLVNPAILAYASADARVIEVGKRGGCKSTPQEFIERLMVAEAKSGQRVVRLKGGDPYLFGRGGEERAHLMAQGVTVEVVPGISSGLAAPASIGVPLTHRRWSQGAVFVTGHGKDAASEPNWSALAQSRLTLVIYMGVARCGQIQAGLLAGGMAPETPVAVVQSASREEQRQLLTTVGELPAALLASGLGSPSIMVIGDVVRCADQWSSDMMATGSMINAR, encoded by the coding sequence ATGTTGCAACAAGGAAACGTGATACTGGTCGGCGCCGGCCCCGGCGATCCGGAATTGCTGACGCTCAAGGCGGTCAAGGCGATCCGGCAAGCCGACGTGATATTGATCGACGACCTGGTTAATCCGGCCATCCTGGCCTATGCATCGGCCGATGCGCGTGTCATCGAGGTCGGCAAGCGCGGCGGCTGCAAATCGACGCCGCAAGAATTTATCGAACGCTTGATGGTCGCCGAAGCGAAAAGCGGGCAGCGCGTGGTCAGGTTGAAGGGCGGCGACCCGTATCTGTTCGGCCGCGGCGGCGAAGAGCGCGCCCATTTGATGGCGCAGGGCGTGACGGTCGAGGTGGTGCCTGGCATCAGCAGCGGCCTGGCCGCCCCGGCCAGCATCGGCGTGCCGCTGACGCACCGGCGCTGGAGCCAGGGCGCGGTGTTTGTCACCGGGCATGGCAAGGATGCCGCGTCCGAACCGAACTGGAGCGCCCTGGCGCAAAGCCGGCTGACGCTGGTGATTTACATGGGCGTGGCGCGTTGTGGACAGATACAGGCCGGCTTGCTGGCCGGCGGCATGGCGCCGGAAACCCCGGTGGCGGTGGTGCAATCGGCCAGCAGGGAAGAGCAGCGGCAATTGCTGACCACCGTGGGCGAATTGCCCGCGGCATTGCTGGCCAGCGGGCTGGGGAGTCCGAGCATCATGGTGATCGGCGATGTGGTGCGTTGCGCCGATCAATGGAGCAGCGACATGATGGCGACCGGGTCGATGATTAACGCAAGGTGA
- a CDS encoding methyl-accepting chemotaxis protein, producing the protein MLMTEARKPIDDTTPLSGEVFGALINLSGRRRFTSQRIVLYAVLAAQGDDSASATAREALGLFRGAHAALINGDGKVPGIFCAELQEAYFGALAGDRKIRYFADLAERVLTAIERTSSEAAALLAELVGVTTPMLGVLNQVTAIYEDQSKRHAVLMKKQLRGVITDIETIAKQARMVAFNARIVAARAGQAGKEFAVVAGVLSTITGEIDDMVKAALSAA; encoded by the coding sequence ATGTTGATGACCGAAGCGCGCAAACCCATCGATGACACGACGCCGCTGTCGGGCGAAGTGTTCGGTGCCCTGATCAACTTGTCCGGCCGGCGCCGCTTTACGTCGCAGCGCATCGTGCTGTATGCGGTACTGGCCGCGCAAGGCGACGACAGCGCGTCAGCCACCGCGCGCGAAGCGCTGGGCTTGTTCCGCGGCGCCCACGCGGCCTTGATCAACGGCGATGGCAAGGTGCCGGGTATTTTCTGTGCCGAATTGCAGGAAGCGTATTTCGGCGCCTTGGCCGGCGACCGCAAGATCCGTTATTTTGCCGACCTGGCCGAGCGCGTATTGACGGCGATCGAGCGTACCTCTTCGGAGGCGGCAGCGCTGCTGGCCGAACTGGTCGGCGTCACCACGCCGATGCTGGGCGTGCTGAACCAGGTCACGGCGATTTACGAAGACCAGTCGAAGCGCCACGCCGTACTGATGAAAAAGCAATTGCGCGGCGTCATCACCGATATTGAAACCATCGCCAAACAAGCCAGGATGGTCGCATTCAATGCCCGCATCGTGGCCGCGCGCGCCGGCCAGGCTGGCAAGGAATTCGCGGTGGTTGCCGGCGTGCTGTCGACCATTACCGGCGAAATCGACGATATGGTCAAGGCGGCGCTGAGCGCCGCATAA
- the iolD gene encoding 3D-(3,5/4)-trihydroxycyclohexane-1,2-dione acylhydrolase (decyclizing) — MTNHAKSTIRLTMAQALVRYLAALRVQTEHGKVPLFGGVFAIFGHGNVAGLGEALYRQRDDADHPLPTFRAHNEQAMAHAAIAYAKAHMRRRMMAVTTSIGPGATNLLTAAALAHVNRLPVLLLPGDVFVSRSPDPVLQQLEDGGDGSVSVNDAFKPLSRYFDRIIYPEQLLTALPRAIQALTDPAACGPVTLALPQDVQTMAYDYPADFFEPRLVTFRTVPPLESELEQAAALLRDAKKPIIVAGGGVLYGLAGQALRSFAEKHGVPVAETHAGKSSLPWDHPLQLGAIGVTGSPAANLLAAQADLVLAVGTRLQDFTTGSNSLFPHAELVSLNVNAFDALKRRGLALQTDAGAGLQKLSALLDGWCSDAEWEERALVEARQWRATVTAITARREVALPYDGEVIGAVQRSSAQSAGNDIVVCAAGTLPAELHKLWRTSIPGGYHMEYGYSCMGYEIAGGLGVKMARPDADVVVMVGDGSYLMMNSEIATSVMLGKKLIIVVLDNRGYGCINRLQQACGNEPFNNMFDDCLQGTDGAPHIDFAMHARSLGAHGENVKTIPELEQALQRARKAESTYVVCIDTDPTRTTSEGGCWWEVAVPEVSEREQVRAARSRYETDRLAQRK; from the coding sequence ATGACGAACCACGCAAAATCGACCATCCGTCTGACGATGGCGCAGGCGCTGGTGCGCTACCTGGCCGCGCTGCGCGTGCAAACCGAACACGGCAAGGTGCCGCTGTTCGGCGGCGTGTTTGCGATCTTTGGCCACGGCAACGTGGCCGGGCTGGGCGAGGCGCTGTACCGGCAGCGCGACGATGCCGATCATCCCTTGCCGACGTTCCGCGCCCACAATGAACAGGCGATGGCGCATGCGGCCATCGCCTACGCCAAGGCCCATATGCGGCGCCGCATGATGGCGGTGACCACCTCGATCGGCCCCGGCGCCACCAATCTGCTGACCGCCGCCGCGCTGGCCCACGTCAACCGCTTGCCGGTGCTGCTGCTGCCGGGCGATGTGTTCGTGTCGCGCTCTCCCGACCCGGTATTGCAGCAACTGGAAGACGGCGGCGACGGCAGCGTGTCGGTCAACGACGCCTTCAAACCGCTGTCGCGTTATTTCGACCGCATCATTTACCCGGAACAATTGCTGACCGCCTTGCCGCGCGCGATACAGGCGCTGACCGATCCGGCCGCTTGCGGCCCGGTGACACTGGCCTTGCCGCAAGACGTACAAACCATGGCCTATGATTATCCGGCCGATTTTTTTGAACCACGGCTGGTGACGTTCCGCACGGTGCCGCCGCTGGAAAGCGAGCTGGAGCAAGCCGCCGCGCTGTTGCGCGATGCTAAAAAGCCGATCATCGTCGCCGGTGGCGGCGTGCTGTACGGCCTAGCCGGTCAGGCCCTGCGCAGCTTTGCTGAAAAGCATGGCGTACCGGTCGCGGAAACCCATGCCGGCAAGAGTTCCTTGCCGTGGGATCATCCGCTGCAATTGGGCGCGATCGGCGTCACCGGTTCGCCGGCCGCCAATCTGCTGGCCGCCCAAGCCGACCTGGTGCTGGCGGTCGGCACGCGCTTGCAAGACTTTACCACCGGCTCGAACTCGCTGTTTCCGCATGCCGAACTGGTCAGCCTGAACGTGAACGCCTTCGATGCGTTGAAACGGCGCGGCCTGGCGCTGCAGACGGATGCCGGCGCCGGTTTGCAAAAGCTGTCGGCTCTGCTCGATGGCTGGTGCAGCGATGCCGAATGGGAAGAGCGCGCGCTGGTCGAAGCCCGTCAATGGCGCGCCACCGTCACCGCGATCACCGCCCGGCGCGAGGTGGCCTTGCCTTATGATGGCGAAGTGATCGGCGCGGTGCAGCGCTCGTCGGCACAGTCGGCCGGCAACGATATCGTGGTCTGCGCGGCAGGCACCTTGCCGGCCGAATTGCACAAGCTGTGGCGCACCTCGATACCCGGCGGCTACCATATGGAGTACGGTTATTCGTGCATGGGTTACGAAATCGCCGGCGGCCTCGGCGTCAAGATGGCCAGGCCGGATGCGGACGTGGTGGTGATGGTCGGCGACGGCAGTTACCTGATGATGAATTCGGAAATCGCCACCTCTGTCATGCTGGGCAAGAAATTGATCATCGTGGTACTCGATAACCGGGGTTACGGCTGCATCAACCGCTTGCAGCAAGCCTGCGGCAACGAACCGTTCAATAATATGTTCGACGATTGCCTGCAGGGGACAGACGGCGCGCCGCACATCGATTTTGCGATGCATGCCCGCTCGCTGGGCGCACACGGTGAAAACGTCAAGACCATACCGGAACTGGAACAAGCGTTGCAGCGCGCCAGGAAAGCCGAGAGCACCTATGTGGTGTGCATCGATACCGACCCGACCCGCACCACCAGCGAAGGCGGTTGCTGGTGGGAAGTGGCGGTGCCGGAAGTGTCGGAACGGGAACAGGTGCGGGCCGCGCGCAGCCGTTATGAAACAGATCGCTTAGCACAAAGGAAATAA